From the Maioricimonas rarisocia genome, one window contains:
- a CDS encoding PD-(D/E)XK nuclease family protein, with protein MPITRTFLDWDRPALPAVVDELIRTRSRNGQCDLSRCVIVFPGRRAGRRFLELLAEKTDGRHRPPQIVTIGELPELFYEPKRPFAPELVQKLAWAEAFRRLPEEQTSKVVRRVPDADDFDGWQALGELLWRQHTELAAEGRDFADVARAGQQVDGFDEQDRWEALATVQNTYLRMLDDLELWDRQTARLVAVQQKECTIDRDVLLVGTVDMNQTLRNMLDQVADRVTAYIHAPDSAAERFDEYGCLIPASWENAPIPLDMQQVRLVDTATDQAAEVIYSLSDFDGRYRPDEITVGITDERLVPQVQRVLTESEIPSRWVVARDMARTTPFRLLRAIADYIDGRRSDRFAALVRHPDVTAWLRRKGTGDYWLKQLDGYFALHLPRRLVSWLGEPEKSDALQKVAGLIDDLLKPLRGPDRPIGDWNETLTALLLAFYGDRKFNRDDAGDHVTLQACKQLQQALNAHAGLPESLAPKVGASQAIRMWLDQARRGTIPPLPDDSALELLGWLELPLDDTPALIVTTFNEGFVPTSVNSDLFLPNALRNQLGIMDNARRYARDAYALSALLHSREQTIFIAGRRDPQGEPLAPSRLMFAADSETVARRVQHFYEGGDNGGSRPPLAPQWPVTEPAAGLSIPRPDDSVELPETVRVTAFRDYIASPYRFYLRHVLKLRDVDDDVTEMSPLVFGNLLHEVLNRFGEDEVRRSTEPVRIRKYLHSQLEQTALSWFGNDRSAPVDIQLEQARARLSEFAEWQAAWAAEGWTITFTEAPEDNAAVVFETGDGRTLNLSGRIDRIDRHRDGRWMIFDYKTGESGDPPEKTHRRKKEEWIDLQLPLYRHLATLLGIEGEVGLGYIVLPRDTGNVRGLVAEWTNEELADADERAREIAAAILDREFWVELEASPGSLSEFDGICQSTSFDRDAVV; from the coding sequence ATGCCGATCACACGGACGTTTCTCGACTGGGACCGCCCGGCATTGCCGGCCGTGGTCGATGAACTGATTCGTACTCGATCACGCAACGGTCAGTGTGACCTCTCCCGATGCGTGATCGTCTTCCCCGGACGCCGTGCCGGACGACGCTTTCTCGAACTGCTCGCCGAAAAGACGGACGGACGTCACCGGCCGCCGCAGATCGTCACCATCGGCGAACTGCCGGAGCTGTTCTACGAGCCGAAGCGTCCGTTCGCGCCCGAACTCGTGCAGAAGCTGGCCTGGGCCGAAGCGTTCCGCCGGCTCCCCGAAGAACAGACATCGAAGGTCGTCCGCCGGGTTCCCGATGCCGACGACTTCGACGGCTGGCAGGCACTGGGCGAGTTGCTCTGGCGGCAGCACACCGAACTGGCCGCCGAAGGACGCGACTTTGCCGACGTGGCTCGTGCCGGTCAGCAGGTGGATGGCTTCGACGAGCAGGATCGCTGGGAAGCGCTGGCGACGGTTCAGAATACCTACCTGCGGATGCTCGACGATCTCGAACTGTGGGATCGGCAGACCGCGCGACTGGTGGCCGTCCAGCAGAAGGAATGCACGATTGACCGGGACGTGCTGCTCGTCGGCACGGTCGACATGAACCAGACGCTGCGGAACATGCTCGACCAGGTCGCCGACCGGGTGACAGCATACATCCATGCACCCGATTCAGCAGCCGAGCGGTTCGACGAATACGGCTGTCTCATTCCCGCCTCGTGGGAGAACGCACCGATCCCGCTCGACATGCAGCAGGTGCGGCTGGTGGACACCGCGACCGATCAGGCGGCCGAGGTGATCTACTCCCTGAGCGACTTCGACGGGCGTTACAGGCCGGATGAAATCACCGTCGGCATCACGGACGAACGGCTGGTCCCACAGGTCCAGCGGGTCCTGACCGAGTCGGAGATTCCCTCCCGCTGGGTCGTCGCCCGCGACATGGCCCGTACGACGCCGTTTCGGCTGCTGCGGGCGATCGCCGACTACATCGACGGCCGTCGCTCCGACCGTTTTGCGGCCCTGGTGCGTCATCCGGACGTGACGGCATGGCTCCGCCGGAAGGGGACAGGGGACTACTGGCTCAAGCAGCTGGACGGCTACTTCGCCCTGCATCTGCCGCGTCGCCTTGTGAGCTGGCTGGGAGAGCCGGAAAAGTCGGACGCGCTGCAGAAGGTGGCCGGGCTGATTGACGATCTGCTCAAGCCGTTGCGGGGGCCCGATCGCCCGATCGGGGACTGGAACGAGACGCTGACGGCCCTGCTGCTGGCGTTCTATGGCGACCGGAAGTTCAATCGCGATGATGCGGGCGACCATGTGACGCTGCAGGCCTGCAAACAGTTGCAGCAGGCGCTGAACGCCCATGCCGGCCTGCCGGAATCACTGGCGCCGAAAGTCGGGGCGTCGCAGGCGATCCGGATGTGGCTCGATCAGGCCCGGCGAGGAACGATTCCACCCTTGCCCGACGATTCGGCCCTGGAGCTGCTTGGGTGGCTGGAACTGCCTCTGGACGATACGCCCGCTTTGATCGTGACGACGTTCAACGAGGGCTTCGTCCCGACGTCGGTCAACTCGGACCTGTTCCTGCCGAACGCCCTGCGGAACCAGCTCGGCATCATGGATAATGCCCGCCGGTACGCCCGTGATGCGTACGCGCTGAGTGCGCTGCTGCATTCGCGCGAGCAGACGATTTTCATTGCCGGCCGGCGCGATCCGCAGGGAGAGCCGCTCGCTCCCAGCCGGCTGATGTTCGCGGCCGATTCCGAAACCGTCGCCCGGCGCGTGCAGCATTTCTACGAGGGCGGAGACAACGGGGGATCGCGTCCGCCGCTCGCGCCGCAATGGCCGGTCACCGAACCGGCTGCCGGGCTGTCGATCCCGCGGCCGGACGACAGTGTGGAGTTGCCCGAGACGGTCCGCGTGACCGCGTTCCGGGATTACATTGCTTCGCCGTATCGCTTCTATCTGCGGCACGTGCTGAAGCTGCGGGACGTCGACGATGATGTGACGGAGATGTCGCCGCTGGTGTTCGGCAATCTGCTGCACGAAGTGCTCAACCGGTTCGGAGAGGACGAGGTTCGCCGGTCGACCGAGCCGGTCCGCATCCGCAAGTATCTGCATTCACAGCTCGAGCAGACGGCGCTGTCGTGGTTCGGCAACGACCGTTCAGCACCGGTCGACATTCAGCTCGAACAGGCACGGGCCCGATTGAGTGAGTTTGCCGAATGGCAGGCCGCATGGGCTGCAGAAGGCTGGACGATCACATTCACCGAAGCTCCCGAAGACAACGCAGCCGTTGTGTTTGAAACGGGCGACGGGCGGACGCTGAACCTGAGCGGCCGCATCGACCGGATCGACCGGCACCGGGACGGCCGCTGGATGATCTTCGATTACAAAACGGGCGAGTCAGGTGATCCGCCCGAGAAGACCCACCGCCGAAAGAAGGAGGAGTGGATCGACCTGCAGCTTCCCCTCTACCGGCATCTGGCCACGCTTCTCGGGATCGAGGGAGAAGTCGGTCTGGGATATATCGTCCTGCCGCGGGACACCGGCAACGTACGCGGACTCGTCGCCGAGTGGACCAACGAGGAACTGGCCGATGCGGACGAGCGGGCCCGGGAGATCGCTGCGGCCATTCTGGATCGGGAATTCTGGGTGGAACTGGAGGCGTCTCCCGGATCGCTGAGCGAGTTCGACGGAATCTGCCAGTCAACCTCGTTTGACAGGGACGCGGTGGTCTGA